In Streptococcus dysgalactiae subsp. dysgalactiae, the following are encoded in one genomic region:
- the terS gene encoding phage terminase small subunit → MGRARDPNRDKAFEIYSEHNGDIELVEIAECLGVSAGTVRGWKSKDKWEPKIKGTSQKKNTERSKKPRGAPKGSKNALGHGAPKGNTNALKHGLFAKYLPQEVYEIAQELSNKHPIDILWENITLTYANLLHAQRILFVQDVDDRNAFVTSEGKAGVGYEHHTAWDKQGKALAAIARAQSELKSMIKTYDELTRSELVTDEQRTRIELLKVKLDAEKGSKPDTSLMRALLDAVEGDD, encoded by the coding sequence TTGGGTAGAGCAAGAGACCCCAACCGAGACAAAGCATTTGAAATCTATTCAGAACACAATGGAGACATTGAACTGGTTGAGATTGCTGAGTGTTTGGGTGTTTCAGCTGGCACTGTCCGAGGTTGGAAAAGTAAAGACAAATGGGAACCTAAAATAAAAGGAACGTCCCAAAAGAAAAATACGGAACGCTCCAAAAAGCCAAGGGGTGCTCCTAAGGGTAGCAAGAACGCTCTAGGACACGGAGCGCCTAAAGGAAACACCAACGCTCTCAAACATGGATTGTTTGCTAAGTACCTCCCTCAAGAGGTTTATGAGATAGCTCAAGAGCTATCAAACAAGCATCCTATAGATATACTTTGGGAAAACATCACGCTGACCTATGCTAATCTACTGCACGCTCAGCGTATTTTATTCGTTCAAGATGTCGATGATAGGAATGCCTTTGTCACAAGCGAGGGTAAGGCTGGTGTGGGCTATGAACATCACACAGCATGGGATAAGCAAGGCAAGGCTCTAGCTGCAATAGCAAGGGCACAATCAGAGCTTAAAAGCATGATTAAGACCTATGACGAGTTAACACGTAGCGAGCTTGTCACTGACGAGCAGCGAACACGTATTGAACTACTTAAAGTCAAGCTCGATGCTGAAAAAGGCTCTAAGCCTGATACTAGCTTAATGAGAGCTTTGTTAGATGCTGTTGAGGGAGATGATTAG
- a CDS encoding phage minor capsid protein, protein MKKKPIKLNDEQLLLEASQLSDMYHQLTLDLFDQVIERIKARGPASLADNPYLWQANKLHEAGLLNADNIKLIAKYSGIAEAQLRYIIENEGFKIYKNTSEQLEEALGRESGVNSTIQDDLSNYARQAIDDVHNLINTTLPISVIGAYQGIIQDAVAGVVTGLKTPDKAINQTVMKWFKKGFYGFTDKAGRKWRADSYARTVINTTTWRVFNEAKEAPAREFGIDTFYYSKKATAREMCAPLQHQIVTTGEAREEGGIKILALSDYGHGEPDGCLGINCKHTKTPFVVGVNSKPELPEHLKNITSAQAKANANAQAKKRAIERSIRKSKELLHVAKQLGDKELIRQYQSDVRSKQDALNHLINNNAFLHRNQAREKRYNNPYTKTQSEVEVRKEKAKLDKRRDVESAIIGVETSEGIPLKITKHLAERAVLRNVAPIDIVDSIKEPLKIAPIKYDNLDRPSQKYIGKRVSTVINPIDGNIVTVHATSTRIRKKYGGN, encoded by the coding sequence ATGAAAAAGAAGCCTATTAAGTTAAATGACGAACAGCTTCTTTTGGAAGCTAGTCAGTTATCTGATATGTATCATCAGCTGACTCTTGATTTATTTGACCAAGTGATTGAGAGGATAAAAGCCAGAGGCCCAGCGAGCTTAGCCGATAATCCTTATCTTTGGCAAGCTAATAAGTTACACGAAGCTGGACTGCTTAATGCAGATAATATTAAGCTCATTGCAAAGTATTCTGGCATTGCGGAAGCTCAACTTCGCTATATCATTGAGAATGAAGGATTCAAAATTTATAAAAATACATCTGAGCAGCTAGAAGAGGCTTTAGGTAGAGAGTCTGGGGTAAACAGTACTATCCAAGACGACCTATCTAACTATGCTAGACAAGCTATTGATGATGTGCATAATTTGATTAATACCACTTTGCCAATTAGTGTCATAGGGGCTTATCAAGGGATCATCCAAGACGCTGTTGCCGGTGTGGTGACAGGCTTAAAAACACCTGACAAAGCTATCAATCAAACTGTGATGAAGTGGTTTAAAAAGGGTTTTTACGGCTTTACAGATAAAGCTGGGAGAAAGTGGAGAGCAGACTCTTATGCTCGTACCGTTATCAATACTACGACTTGGCGAGTCTTTAACGAAGCCAAAGAAGCCCCTGCTAGGGAGTTTGGCATTGATACCTTCTATTACTCAAAAAAAGCTACAGCTAGAGAGATGTGTGCACCTTTGCAGCATCAAATTGTCACCACTGGCGAAGCGAGAGAAGAAGGAGGAATAAAAATCTTAGCTTTATCTGATTACGGGCATGGTGAGCCTGATGGATGCTTGGGAATCAACTGCAAGCACACTAAAACGCCGTTTGTCGTCGGTGTGAATAGTAAGCCAGAATTGCCAGAACATCTAAAAAATATCACTTCTGCACAAGCTAAAGCTAATGCGAATGCGCAAGCTAAGAAGAGGGCAATTGAGAGATCAATCCGTAAAAGCAAAGAGCTACTGCATGTTGCAAAGCAATTGGGTGATAAAGAGTTGATTAGGCAATATCAATCGGATGTTAGAAGTAAACAAGATGCACTTAATCATCTGATAAACAACAATGCCTTTTTACATCGCAATCAAGCTAGAGAAAAGCGTTACAATAATCCTTATACCAAAACTCAAAGTGAAGTCGAAGTTAGAAAAGAAAAAGCTAAATTAGATAAACGTAGGGATGTTGAAAGTGCTATAATAGGAGTAGAAACTAGTGAGGGGATACCGCTAAAAATAACAAAGCATTTAGCCGAAAGGGCGGTGCTGAGAAATGTAGCACCTATTGATATTGTCGATTCTATAAAAGAACCGTTGAAGATAGCTCCTATTAAGTACGATAACCTTGATAGACCTTCCCAAAAATACATTGGTAAGCGTGTATCAACAGTAATAAACCCTATAGACGGAAATATTGTTACAGTTCATGCTACTAGCACGAGAATCCGCAAAAAATATGGAGGAAATTGA
- a CDS encoding ArpU family phage packaging/lysis transcriptional regulator, producing the protein MTFFPEIDIQKTKSNAKRKLREYPRWRRIANDVDTQKVTATYSFEPRQPHGIPSKPVERLALNRVSAEQELDAIERAVNGIFDPEYRLILIDKYLLTYPKTDCDIYTKLGYEKSQYYNMLDNALISFSELYKEGVLLVEKLEKSWN; encoded by the coding sequence ATGACGTTTTTTCCAGAGATTGACATCCAAAAAACAAAATCTAATGCCAAGCGTAAATTGAGAGAGTATCCACGCTGGCGGAGGATAGCTAATGACGTAGATACTCAAAAAGTTACAGCTACTTACTCATTTGAGCCAAGGCAACCACATGGAATCCCTAGTAAACCTGTGGAAAGACTAGCACTTAATCGTGTGTCGGCAGAACAGGAGTTGGATGCGATTGAGAGAGCAGTCAACGGGATATTCGATCCAGAGTATAGATTGATACTGATTGACAAGTATTTGCTGACATATCCAAAGACTGATTGTGATATTTATACAAAACTTGGCTACGAAAAAAGTCAGTATTACAACATGCTAGATAACGCCTTGATATCGTTTTCTGAACTGTATAAAGAGGGAGTGTTGCTTGTTGAGAAATTGGAAAAAAGCTGGAATTAA
- a CDS encoding phage portal protein → MGVIQKIKNLVTRSKYVMTTQSLTNITDHPKIAISQLEYDRITTNLKYYKSDWDSVLYLNTDGEAKKRDLNHLPIARTAAKKIASLVFNEQAEIKVDDDAANKFISETLKNDRFNKNFERYLESCLALGGLAMRPYVDGDKVRVAFVQAPVFLPLQSNTQDVSSAAIVIKSVKTINGKEVYYTLIEFHEWRSSDDYVISNELYRSDDKTKVGSRAPLSEVYEDLKDEAKVTDVTRPIFTYLKTPGMNNKDINSPLGLSIFDNAKTTIDFINTTYDEFMWEVKMGQRRVAVPESLTALTIRTNDGDVVPRPRFESDQNVYIRMGGRDLDSSAIQDLTTPIRADDYIKAINEGLSLFEMQIGVSAGLFSFDGKSMKTATEIVSENSDTYQMRNSIVALVEQSLKELVISIFEIAKAYDLYQGEAPGMDNINISLDDGVFTDRDAELDYWIKVVNAGFGTREMAIQKVLNVTEEKAQEIAAEINTGIVDKINQQRTDTHLYGE, encoded by the coding sequence ATGGGGGTAATCCAAAAAATAAAAAATCTTGTTACAAGGAGTAAATACGTGATGACAACGCAGAGTCTTACAAATATAACTGATCATCCTAAAATAGCTATCAGTCAGCTAGAGTACGACCGTATAACAACCAATCTAAAGTACTATAAGAGTGATTGGGATAGTGTTTTATACTTAAACACGGATGGCGAGGCTAAAAAAAGAGATCTTAACCATCTGCCAATTGCACGGACAGCTGCTAAAAAGATTGCTAGCCTTGTCTTTAATGAGCAAGCAGAGATTAAGGTTGATGATGATGCGGCTAATAAATTTATTAGTGAGACACTAAAAAACGACCGTTTTAATAAAAACTTCGAGCGGTATCTGGAGAGTTGTTTAGCGTTAGGCGGATTAGCTATGAGGCCTTATGTGGATGGTGATAAAGTTAGGGTAGCATTTGTTCAAGCGCCTGTTTTTTTGCCACTGCAGAGTAACACGCAAGACGTTTCGAGTGCCGCCATCGTCATTAAGTCCGTTAAGACAATTAACGGCAAAGAGGTCTATTATACTTTGATAGAGTTCCATGAATGGCGCAGCTCTGATGATTATGTTATCTCAAATGAGCTATATCGCTCAGATGATAAAACTAAGGTAGGTAGCCGAGCGCCGTTATCTGAGGTATACGAGGACTTAAAAGACGAGGCTAAAGTTACAGATGTGACTAGGCCTATCTTCACTTATCTCAAGACCCCTGGAATGAATAACAAGGATATTAATAGCCCACTTGGGTTATCTATCTTTGATAATGCTAAGACAACGATTGACTTTATCAATACGACCTATGACGAATTTATGTGGGAAGTTAAGATGGGTCAACGTCGAGTTGCTGTGCCAGAGAGCTTGACTGCTTTAACTATTCGTACCAATGATGGCGATGTTGTTCCAAGGCCTCGCTTCGAGTCTGATCAAAACGTTTATATCCGTATGGGCGGCAGAGATTTAGACTCAAGCGCAATACAGGACCTAACAACACCTATTAGAGCGGATGACTATATCAAGGCTATCAACGAGGGGTTGTCGTTATTTGAGATGCAAATAGGCGTATCTGCTGGATTATTTAGTTTTGATGGCAAGAGCATGAAGACTGCAACAGAAATCGTCTCCGAAAACTCAGACACCTACCAAATGCGTAACAGTATTGTTGCTTTAGTAGAGCAATCGCTAAAAGAGTTAGTTATCTCTATATTTGAGATTGCTAAAGCTTATGATTTGTACCAAGGCGAAGCTCCCGGCATGGATAACATCAACATAAGTCTTGATGATGGTGTTTTTACAGATCGAGACGCTGAGTTAGACTACTGGATAAAAGTTGTTAATGCTGGCTTTGGCACTCGTGAGATGGCAATCCAAAAAGTGCTAAACGTGACAGAGGAAAAAGCTCAAGAAATAGCTGCAGAAATTAATACTGGAATCGTTGACAAAATCAACCAACAGCGTACTGATACACATTTATACGGAGAGTGA
- a CDS encoding class I SAM-dependent methyltransferase has protein sequence MPDIKILDACCGSRLFWFDKNEPHTTFMDVRQEKFEIHGKKINVNPDVIGDFRDMPFESNSFNLVVFDPPHLKYVGQNSIMKAQYGQLDKENWKEDISKGFEECMRVLKVGGTLVFKWSDCQINVKEVLSAIPFKPLFGQQRGTTHWMTFMKFELTGNGG, from the coding sequence ATGCCAGACATCAAGATTTTAGATGCTTGTTGTGGAAGTCGCCTATTTTGGTTTGATAAAAACGAACCTCACACAACTTTTATGGACGTCAGACAAGAAAAATTTGAGATACACGGCAAAAAAATCAATGTCAACCCTGATGTAATTGGTGATTTTCGTGATATGCCTTTTGAAAGTAATAGCTTTAACCTTGTTGTCTTCGACCCACCACACTTAAAATATGTTGGACAAAACTCAATTATGAAAGCTCAGTATGGCCAACTTGATAAAGAAAACTGGAAAGAAGATATTTCAAAAGGTTTCGAAGAGTGTATGAGAGTTCTAAAAGTAGGAGGAACTTTAGTTTTTAAATGGTCTGATTGTCAGATAAATGTAAAGGAAGTTTTATCAGCAATACCATTTAAGCCATTATTTGGCCAGCAACGAGGAACAACTCACTGGATGACGTTTATGAAATTTGAATTGACTGGAAATGGGGGATGA
- a CDS encoding N4-gp56 family major capsid protein, with translation MAVGTTKMAQMLDPEVLADMIDAEVGKAIRFAPLAEVDTTLEGQPGTTLTVPKWDYIGDAEDVAEGEAIPMTQLGFKKTTMKIKKAGKGVEITDEAILSGYGDPVGQAAKQIVEAIDHKVDADVLTALSGSTQTVSAPASVEGVSQALDIFNDEDDAETVIVMNPADASTLRLNAAKEWLGATEVGANRVVSGVYGEVLGVQIVRSRKCPKGTAYMVRKGALRIMLKRNTMVETDRDITKAINQIVANKHYGVYLYKAEKAVKITITEAKKKEKSFEM, from the coding sequence ATGGCAGTAGGAACAACTAAAATGGCACAAATGCTAGACCCTGAGGTTCTAGCGGATATGATTGACGCAGAGGTAGGGAAAGCGATTCGCTTTGCTCCTCTCGCTGAAGTAGACACAACTTTAGAAGGACAACCAGGTACAACTTTAACAGTGCCTAAATGGGATTACATCGGTGACGCAGAAGATGTCGCTGAGGGAGAAGCTATCCCAATGACCCAACTTGGATTTAAAAAGACCACAATGAAAATCAAAAAAGCGGGTAAAGGTGTAGAAATTACTGACGAAGCTATTTTATCTGGGTACGGCGATCCAGTAGGCCAGGCAGCAAAGCAAATCGTAGAAGCTATTGACCACAAAGTTGATGCGGATGTATTGACTGCCCTTAGTGGTTCTACTCAAACTGTTAGCGCTCCTGCTTCTGTTGAGGGAGTATCTCAAGCGCTCGACATCTTTAATGATGAGGACGATGCTGAGACAGTTATTGTCATGAACCCAGCAGATGCATCTACTCTACGTTTAAATGCTGCGAAGGAGTGGTTAGGCGCTACCGAGGTTGGAGCAAATCGTGTTGTCTCTGGTGTTTATGGTGAAGTTTTAGGGGTACAAATTGTGCGTTCTCGCAAATGCCCTAAAGGAACCGCTTATATGGTCCGCAAAGGTGCACTACGTATCATGCTTAAACGAAACACAATGGTTGAGACAGACCGTGATATTACAAAAGCGATTAATCAAATTGTAGCCAATAAGCATTATGGTGTTTATCTTTATAAAGCCGAAAAAGCAGTTAAAATTACAATCACAGAGGCCAAGAAGAAAGAGAAAAGCTTTGAAATGTAG
- a CDS encoding AAA family ATPase, producing the protein MAENDFNLLPLLDYINPATVDYHTWVQVGMALKHEGYTAMDWDIWSQSDSRYKKGECFAKWDSFQGNGLGTVTGATITQLAKENGWTSDYRTSDEAHELDWDSTIDRDYKIIDKNWIEAKEIREPTNWSPVHDLITYINTLFESTDKVGYVTETYPIETDKGIIYKPTKGAYDRTAGQLIQELQKNPNDIGAVLGDYKEEAGAWIRFNPLDGNGVKNDNVTDFRYALVESDSMELGKQYALFKELELPIAALVHSGKKSLHAIVKVDARDYQEYRKRVDYIYQICKKNGLDIDTQNRNPSRLSRMPGIMRNGHKQFLIDTNIGKTNYEEWYQWIEDLNDDLPEPETLADEWDNLPELAPELIKGVLRQGHKMLIAGPSKAGKSFALIELSIALAEGQKWLGWQCEQGKVLYVNLELDRPSALHRFKDVYDAMGLPPTNVANIDIWNLRGKTVPMDKLAPKLIRRSLKKNYQAVIIDPIYKVLTGDENSADQMAHFTNQFDKVATELGCSVIYCHHHSKGSQGGKKSMDRASGSGVFARDPDALIDLVELELSDDLIKVRADKAANKIYQRALQERNLGYYQQYVSLDDLESNAQMRQHFEKAISDVLVRKIYTDEIKQAVHAINISTGWRVEGTLREFAKFQPVNMWFSYPVHEVDTTGVLADIQLEESKPNWQKAKEGRKSKKEKAEERKQKIDTAYSALFDGFTPVSLSELQEYLDSTEKTVRNHLKEHGGFDIKNGIVYQKKTE; encoded by the coding sequence ATGGCAGAGAATGATTTTAATTTGCTACCGTTGCTGGATTATATCAATCCTGCCACGGTGGATTATCATACATGGGTCCAAGTAGGAATGGCCCTAAAACACGAAGGATATACTGCTATGGATTGGGACATTTGGTCACAGTCTGACAGTAGATACAAAAAGGGTGAATGTTTCGCTAAATGGGATAGTTTTCAAGGCAATGGACTTGGGACTGTCACTGGTGCAACTATCACACAGTTAGCGAAAGAAAACGGGTGGACATCTGACTACCGTACGAGTGATGAAGCCCACGAGCTTGATTGGGATAGCACTATTGATCGTGACTATAAAATTATTGACAAGAACTGGATCGAAGCAAAAGAAATTAGAGAACCTACTAACTGGTCACCTGTTCACGATTTGATTACTTACATCAACACTCTTTTTGAATCGACTGACAAAGTCGGATATGTGACAGAAACATACCCGATTGAAACAGATAAGGGCATTATCTATAAACCAACAAAAGGAGCCTATGACAGGACAGCTGGTCAGCTTATCCAAGAATTACAAAAAAATCCTAATGACATTGGTGCTGTCCTCGGTGACTATAAAGAAGAAGCTGGGGCATGGATACGATTTAACCCTTTAGATGGCAATGGCGTCAAGAACGACAATGTAACAGACTTTAGGTATGCCTTGGTTGAATCCGACAGCATGGAACTTGGTAAGCAGTATGCTTTATTTAAAGAACTAGAATTGCCGATAGCGGCATTGGTCCATAGCGGTAAAAAATCATTACATGCTATTGTCAAAGTAGATGCTCGTGATTATCAGGAGTACCGCAAACGTGTTGATTACATCTATCAAATCTGTAAGAAAAACGGTCTTGATATTGACACACAGAATCGTAATCCAAGTCGTCTATCACGAATGCCAGGTATTATGCGAAACGGTCACAAGCAATTTTTGATTGATACAAATATTGGTAAAACCAATTATGAAGAATGGTATCAATGGATTGAAGATTTAAATGATGATTTACCAGAGCCTGAAACGCTAGCTGATGAATGGGATAATTTGCCAGAGCTGGCTCCTGAATTAATTAAAGGAGTGTTACGCCAAGGACATAAAATGCTAATTGCAGGACCATCAAAAGCCGGTAAGTCATTTGCATTGATTGAGTTATCTATTGCTTTGGCTGAGGGGCAGAAATGGCTGGGTTGGCAATGTGAACAAGGGAAAGTCCTCTATGTCAATTTGGAACTGGACAGACCATCAGCTTTGCATCGCTTCAAAGATGTTTATGATGCGATGGGATTACCTCCTACTAATGTGGCAAATATTGACATTTGGAACCTCCGTGGGAAAACAGTACCAATGGATAAGTTAGCACCTAAACTTATCAGACGCTCACTGAAGAAAAATTACCAAGCGGTTATTATCGACCCTATTTATAAAGTGCTCACTGGTGATGAAAACAGTGCTGATCAGATGGCCCATTTTACAAATCAATTTGATAAGGTAGCCACGGAACTTGGATGTAGCGTAATTTACTGCCACCACCATTCTAAAGGAAGTCAAGGTGGTAAAAAGTCCATGGACAGGGCAAGTGGTTCTGGAGTATTTGCTCGTGATCCTGATGCATTGATTGATTTAGTAGAGCTTGAGCTTAGCGATGATTTGATTAAGGTTCGTGCTGATAAGGCTGCCAATAAAATCTATCAACGTGCTTTGCAAGAGCGAAATCTAGGCTACTACCAACAATATGTTAGCCTTGACGATTTGGAAAGTAATGCACAGATGAGACAACACTTTGAAAAAGCGATTAGTGATGTCCTAGTACGTAAAATTTACACAGACGAAATCAAGCAGGCTGTCCACGCTATCAACATTAGCACAGGCTGGCGAGTTGAAGGAACTTTACGTGAATTTGCTAAATTTCAGCCGGTCAACATGTGGTTTAGTTATCCAGTGCACGAAGTTGATACAACTGGTGTGTTGGCAGATATACAACTGGAGGAAAGTAAGCCGAACTGGCAGAAAGCTAAGGAAGGTAGAAAGTCAAAAAAAGAAAAGGCAGAGGAACGTAAGCAAAAAATAGATACAGCCTACAGTGCTCTATTTGATGGCTTCACACCCGTTTCATTATCAGAGTTGCAAGAGTATCTGGATTCTACCGAAAAAACAGTTCGAAATCATCTCAAAGAGCATGGTGGTTTTGATATTAAAAACGGAATTGTCTATCAGAAAAAAACAGAATAG
- a CDS encoding PBSX family phage terminase large subunit has product MIRMQIVFSNKQKDIIRRPFNYELEVNEGTPRSGKTTAGHFRYARYLIESDDENHLVAAYNQEQAYRLFIDGDGTGLMHIFDGSCEIKHDERGDHLLIMTPKGNKHVYYKGGGKVNSVGAITGMSLGSVVFCEINLLHMDFIQECFRRTWAAKLRYHLADLNPPAPQHPVIKDVFDVQNTRWTHWTMDDNPILSEERKQNIINSLKKNPYLYKRDVLGQRVMPQGVIYGLFDMEKNVLDTLIGAPVEMYFCADGGQSDATSMSCNIVTRVRDNGKISFRLNRVAHYYHSGADTGQVKAMSTYALELKVFMDWCVKKYQMHYTEVFVDPACKSLREELHKLGVFTLGAPNNSKDVSSKAKGIEVGIERGQNIISDGAFYLVNHSEEEYDHYHFLKEIGLYSRDDNGKPIDKDNHAMDEFRYSVNVFVHRYYN; this is encoded by the coding sequence ATGATTAGAATGCAGATTGTATTTTCAAACAAGCAAAAAGACATCATTAGACGCCCTTTTAACTACGAATTAGAGGTCAATGAGGGGACACCCAGAAGTGGAAAGACCACAGCGGGTCATTTTCGTTACGCTCGATATCTAATTGAGTCAGATGATGAAAACCACCTTGTGGCGGCTTACAATCAAGAACAAGCTTATCGTTTGTTTATCGACGGCGACGGTACGGGTTTGATGCATATATTTGATGGTAGCTGCGAAATAAAACACGACGAGCGTGGAGATCACTTGTTAATCATGACACCAAAAGGTAATAAGCACGTCTATTACAAAGGTGGCGGTAAAGTTAATAGCGTTGGTGCTATTACAGGTATGTCTCTAGGCTCAGTGGTCTTTTGTGAGATTAATCTACTGCATATGGATTTTATTCAGGAGTGTTTTAGGCGTACTTGGGCGGCTAAGCTACGTTATCACCTAGCAGATTTAAACCCGCCTGCACCACAGCACCCTGTGATTAAAGATGTCTTTGACGTTCAAAACACGAGGTGGACTCATTGGACCATGGATGATAACCCAATCCTGTCCGAGGAGCGTAAACAAAACATTATCAACAGTCTTAAGAAGAATCCATATCTTTACAAACGAGACGTACTCGGTCAACGGGTCATGCCTCAAGGGGTTATTTATGGCCTTTTTGACATGGAAAAAAATGTTCTAGATACTTTGATTGGCGCACCAGTAGAGATGTATTTCTGTGCAGATGGGGGTCAATCTGACGCCACCTCTATGTCTTGTAACATCGTAACAAGGGTTAGAGATAATGGCAAAATAAGCTTTAGACTTAACCGAGTGGCTCACTACTACCACAGCGGAGCTGACACTGGTCAAGTAAAAGCTATGTCAACCTACGCTTTAGAGTTAAAAGTTTTTATGGACTGGTGCGTTAAAAAGTATCAGATGCACTATACAGAGGTATTTGTAGATCCCGCCTGTAAATCTTTAAGGGAGGAGTTGCACAAGCTAGGAGTATTTACTCTGGGAGCTCCGAACAATTCTAAAGATGTATCTAGCAAAGCCAAGGGCATCGAGGTTGGTATCGAGCGTGGTCAAAATATAATCTCAGATGGCGCTTTTTATCTTGTTAATCATAGTGAAGAAGAGTATGACCACTACCACTTTTTAAAAGAGATAGGGCTGTACAGTCGTGACGACAATGGCAAACCTATTGATAAAGATAACCATGCCATGGACGAGTTTAGATACAGCGTTAACGTGTTCGTGCATCGATATTACAACTAA
- a CDS encoding RusA family crossover junction endodeoxyribonuclease: MIDFFIPMKKIPTTTHQQKKVRVVNGKPQFYEPDSLKEARAMFMSKFAPHAPEKKMTGPLRLTVKWLFPKIKKSVDGQYKDTKPDTDNLNKLPKDCMTALGFWNDDAQVASEIIEKFWADTVGIYVKVEEL, encoded by the coding sequence ATGATTGATTTCTTTATCCCGATGAAGAAAATCCCAACTACTACACACCAACAAAAGAAGGTCCGTGTGGTAAACGGTAAACCACAATTCTACGAACCGGATTCGCTGAAGGAAGCTCGTGCCATGTTTATGAGTAAATTTGCACCCCATGCTCCTGAGAAAAAAATGACCGGTCCATTACGACTCACTGTCAAATGGTTATTCCCGAAAATCAAAAAATCAGTAGACGGACAATATAAAGATACTAAACCCGACACAGATAATTTGAACAAGTTACCTAAAGATTGTATGACTGCATTGGGATTTTGGAATGATGATGCGCAGGTTGCTTCGGAAATTATTGAGAAGTTCTGGGCTGATACAGTAGGAATATACGTAAAGGTGGAAGAGTTATGA
- a CDS encoding HeH/LEM domain-containing protein: protein MNKYRSTVDFTSRAEGVSCSEGQIVELDGAVANQINDKASEKFPDYAPFLELVERKKQTVADIKKALGERGIDYPPKATKEELLALLVE, encoded by the coding sequence ATGAACAAATACAGATCAACGGTAGACTTTACAAGCAGGGCTGAGGGAGTCTCATGCTCAGAGGGGCAAATCGTGGAATTAGATGGAGCTGTTGCTAATCAAATCAATGATAAAGCATCCGAAAAATTCCCTGATTATGCTCCTTTTTTGGAGCTTGTCGAACGCAAAAAACAGACAGTTGCTGACATCAAAAAAGCTTTAGGAGAAAGAGGTATTGATTACCCGCCCAAGGCTACAAAAGAGGAGTTGTTAGCGTTACTAGTGGAATAG
- a CDS encoding YopX family protein, with protein MIPKFRAYFEQYKRMIYSIGIVNQNMILVDFHDTGDTESLFITDRIHVMQSTGLFDKNGVEIFEGDVVKLQYTITSDFELFEVRQFRGGMWRIDNRRRGSDLWLRNEDCEVIGNIYQNSDLLESVEE; from the coding sequence ATGATACCAAAATTTAGAGCGTATTTTGAGCAGTATAAGAGAATGATTTATTCCATAGGAATAGTAAACCAAAACATGATATTGGTAGACTTCCATGATACAGGTGACACAGAGTCATTATTTATTACAGATAGAATTCATGTTATGCAATCAACAGGCTTGTTTGATAAAAACGGCGTTGAAATTTTTGAGGGAGACGTCGTGAAATTACAATATACAATTACTAGTGATTTTGAACTTTTTGAAGTACGTCAATTTAGAGGAGGGATGTGGCGAATTGACAATAGACGACGCGGATCAGATTTGTGGTTAAGAAACGAGGACTGCGAAGTTATCGGGAATATATATCAGAACAGCGACCTGCTAGAAAGTGTGGAAGAATGA
- a CDS encoding nuclear transport factor 2 family protein encodes MNESEIKNLVNRLSDLIDKCDNDFEAMVFNPDATFDLLLDSHSVLSRVLREEVD; translated from the coding sequence ATGAATGAAAGCGAAATCAAAAATCTAGTAAATAGGCTAAGTGATTTAATTGATAAATGCGATAATGACTTTGAAGCAATGGTGTTTAATCCAGATGCAACATTTGATTTATTACTCGACAGTCATTCTGTACTATCAAGAGTTTTAAGGGAAGAGGTAGATTAA